In Arachis hypogaea cultivar Tifrunner chromosome 17, arahy.Tifrunner.gnm2.J5K5, whole genome shotgun sequence, a single window of DNA contains:
- the LOC112765922 gene encoding uncharacterized protein — protein MHLNSRSTMNAVGMMKRRSASMVEGGNDRCEDSGSKQYDGMCRCSLAVVALRSKMNANPGRWFLRCPLWKNKNQDCKYFQWIDELEEQDMVEEVECSWNHKPRLSSGGKLKQKSTRKLSESVEYEDIDPMVLPVLTKELKEKLRRIEILLIMMCIGVAIGVFINFFALFKN, from the exons ATGCATCTGAATAGCCGTTCAACCATGAATGCAGTAGGTATGATGAAGCGAAGGTCTGCATCAATGGTAGAAGGCGGCAACGATAGGTGCGAAGACTCTGGTTCGAAGCAGTATGACGGTATGTGTCGCTGTTCTCTTGCTGTTGTTGCTCTGAGATCGAAGATGAATGCTAACCCAGGGAGGTGGTTCCTTCGGTGCCCACTATGGAAG AATAAAAACCAGGATTGCAAATATTTTCAATGGATTGATGAATTGGAAGagcaagacatggttgaagaggTAGAATGTTCTTGGAACCACAAACCCAGACTATCTTCAGGTggaaaactcaaacagaagagcACTAGGAAGCTGTCCGAATCAGTGGAGTATGAGGACATAGACCCCATGGTGCTACCTGTTCTTACAAAAGAATTGAAGGAGAAATTAAGGAGGATTGAAATTCTTCTAATCATGATGTGCATTGGGGTTGCAATTGGTGTCTTCATCAATTTCTTTGCTCTGTTTAAGAACTGA
- the LOC112764373 gene encoding TOM1-like protein 3: MANNAATCAERATSDMLIGPDWAINIELCDIINMDPKQAKDALKILKKRLGNKSPKIQLLALFALETLSKNCGESVFQQIVERDILHDMVKIVKKKPDLNVREKILILIDTWQEAFGGPTGVYPQYYAAYNELKAAGVEFPPRAESSVPFFTPPQTQPVVHSAVEYDDDAAIQASLHSDESGLSVPEIQNAQGLADVLMEMLNALNPKDPKSVKDEFIVDLVDQCRSYQKRVMLLVNNTADEQLLIQGLALNDSLQRVLLKHDNIANGTVDTGARATETPALPLVNVNHEDDDESEDDFAQLAHRSSRDTNAQNRKPAYDKAEPGRFNSFLPPPPPSKNPVYSDTGMVDYLSGDAYKAEGGSSENSKQTPLAAPTNPTASTIPARSSSPPTHARSTSPIVSGQPVYDEPSPTKKYSEDLPPAQWDRDTPSTGFLPPPPAKHNQRQQFFEQQSGTTYSSGGSSSSYDGLVGQTQNLSLNPSTPTKQQKPEDVLFKDLVDFAKSKTSSSSKPNNRSY; the protein is encoded by the exons ATGGCTAACAATGCTGCTACGTGTGCTGAGAGGGCAACAAGTGACATGCTTATTGGTCCTGATTGGGCAATTAACATTGAGTTGTGTGATATCATCAATATGGACCCTAA GCAAGCAAAGGATGCGTTAAAGATACTTAAGAAGCGTTTGGGCAATAAAAGTCCTAAGATACAACTTCTGGCACTTTTT GCACTGGAGACCCTTAGTAAAAATTGTGGTGAAAGCGTGTTTCAGCAGATTGTTGAGCGGGACATCTTACATGATATGGTTAAGATAGTGAAGAAGAAG CCTGACTTAAATGTGAGGGAAAAGATACTGATTTTGATTGATACATGGCAAGAAGCTTTTGGGGGCCCAACCGGTGTTTACCCCCAATACTATGCAGCATATAATGAATTAAAG GCTGCTGGAGTTGAATTTCCACCACGAGCAGAGAGCAGTGTGCCATTTTTCACTCCTCCTCAAACCCAGCCAGTTGTTCATTCAGCTGTAGAATATGATGATGATGCTGCTATTCAGGCTTCTCTTCATTCGGATGAATCTGGCCTTAG TGTGCCAGAGATTCAAAATGCTCAAGGACTAGCTGATGTTTTGATGGAAATGCTGAATGCCCTGAATCCTAAAGATCCCAAG AGCGTGAAAGATGAATTCATTGTTGACCTTGTGGACCAGTGCCGATCTTATCAAAAGCGTGTGATGCTTCTTGTGAACAATACTGC GGATGAGCAGCTTTTAATTCAGGGATTGGCACTGAATGACAGCCTTCAGCGAGTACTCCTCAAACACGACAATATTGCGAACGGAACTGTCGATACAGGTGCAAGAGCAACAGAAACTCCAGCTCTGCCACTTGTAAATGTAAATcacgaggatgatgatgagtcaGAGGATGATTTTGCTCAACTAGCCCATAG GTCATCACGCGATACTAATGCACAGAACCGGAAACCAGCCTACGACAAGGCAGAACCAGGGAGGTTTAACTCATTtcttcctccaccaccaccatcaaAGAATCCGGTCTACTCTGACACAGGCATGGTTGACTATCTCAGTGGTGATGCATATAAAGCAGAGGGAGGATCCTCTGAAAACTCAAAGCAGACTCCGTTGGCAGCTCCGACTAATCCCACCGCATCAACTATTCCTGCACGGTCCTCTTCACCTCCTACTCATGCCAGGAGTACTTCACCAATTGTCAGTGGCCAGCCTGTGTATGATGAGCCATCTCCCACAAAAAAGTATTCAGAAGATCTGCCTCCAGCTCAATGGGACAGGGACACACCATCTACTGGGTTCCTTCCACCGCCACCTGCGAAGCACAACCAGAGACAACAATTTTTTGAGCAACAAAGTGGAACAACTTATTCAAGTGGTGGATCCAGTTCCTCTTATGATGGTTTGGTTGGGCAAACTCAGAATCTGTCTCTAAATCCATCCACCCCAACCAAACAACAGAAGCCAGAAGATGTCCTGTTCAAAGATTTGGTTGATTTTGCCAAATCCAAAACCTCTTCATCTTCCAAACCAAATAATAGGTCATATTGA
- the LOC112764907 gene encoding uncharacterized protein, translated as MLDPRTHEPTNPFLLYNGNGTTTTHRSYNSSWDEEVDSPPLWSTSPSRDHNRANHHHHYRSMSPASRTQAIVRGQRELMEMVKNMPESNYELSLKDLVEHHHRHNNNSEEAPTAAEDQRKTKSLKNGSGRGGGGSRRVVRRSGSIDRGSGGFYLKMVIPSFSLGSKKKNKNKNKNNESLASANNSKVSPRPTTNNNNNSDKEWWKKSDDSGSSSLNSGSSTKRSGSSSSSNSSSSTSNSRVRNEKSNGHRCWPCIPRRKRQTQK; from the exons ATGCTTGATCCACGAACACACGAACCAACCAATCCATTTCTTCTCTACAATGGAAATGGAACAACAACCACGCATCGTAGTTACAACTCATCATGGGACGAAGAAGTGGATTCTCCTCCTCTATGGAGCACGAGCCCCTCACGTGATCACAACAGagccaaccaccaccaccattacAGAAGCATGTCCCCTGCTTCTCGAACACAAGCCATAGTCAGAGGCCAAAGGGAGCTCATGGAGATGGTTAAGAACATGCCTGAGTCCAATTACGAGCTCTCTCTCAAGGATCTCGTCGAGCATCACCACAGACATAACAACAATTCAGAGGAGGCGCCCACGGCGGCGGAGGACCAGAGGAAAACAAAGAGCCTAAAGAACGGCAGTGGCCGCGGCGGCGGAGGTAGTAGAAGGGTGGTTAGGAGAAGTGGAAGCATTGATCGCGGATCAGGTGGATTCTATCTGAAGATGGTGATCCCTTCTTTCTCTTTGGGatctaagaagaaaaataagaacaagaacaagaataaTGAGTCGTTGGCCTCGGCGAATAACAGCAAAGTATCGCCGAGGCCAacgactaataataataataattctgatAAGGAGTGGTGGAAGAAGAGTGATGACAGTGGTTCTTCAAGCCTTAACAGTGGCAGCTCCACCAAGAGATCTGGTAGCAGTAGCAGTAGTAATAGCAGCAGCAGCACAAGTAATTCCAG GGTTAGGAATGAGAAGAGTAACGGTCATCGTTGCTGGCCTTGCATTCCAAGACGCAAAAGGCAAACACAGAAATAA